Sequence from the Saccharopolyspora pogona genome:
ACCACCCACACGGCCGCGCTACAGCCGACACCGCCACACGAAGCGTCGCGCCGCCTACTTCAGCACCGCCAGAAGCCAACCGAGTCTGTCGCCCACCGGACGATGAGGGGTCGGTGGGCACGTGGGAACAGGGTGCAGCGAGTCGAAGTGACCGTTCGGGGCGGTTACCGACCGGAGATCATCCGTATTGCCTCGGTTGGTCGTTCACCCGCCATGACACCACTCCGACCCGCTCCTTGAGGGCGACTTCTACGAAGGCGGACAACGGCGGGACCGGCGGCGTAGCTCGGGTGACGCCGTGGAGACCGTGGGCGAACCGAACGACGCATGTCCGGGCGGCGCGGGGCGGGGCAGTGACGTCGCCGAGTTGGTTCGGATGGTCAAGCAGCGTGGTTTGCTCGATCTCCGCCCCGTTTACTACGCGGTGAAGATGGCCTTCAACGGCGCAGCGTTGGCGCTCGGCGCGGTGGCGTTCGTCTTGCTCGATGATTCGTGGTGGCAGTTGGTCACTGCGGTGGTCTTGGCGGGAGTGTTCACTCAGCTGGCCTTCATCGGGCATGTTGCCGGGCACCGCCAGATCTTCCGCTCCCGCCGGGCCAACGACCTGATAGGTCATGTTCACGGCTGCCTGACGGGGATCAGCTACGGCTGGTGGGTCGGCAAGCACCATCGTCACCACGTCAATCCGAACCACGAGGATGCCGACCCCGATATCGAGATCCAGGCGCTGGCGTTCACCGCCGGGCAGTCCCGCACCAAGCGCGGCGCTCTCCGGTGGATGGCCAAGTACCAAGCGTTTTTGTTCTTCCCTCTCCTGATGCTGGAGGGGATCGTTCTGCACGTCCGCAGCATCCGGGCCGTGCTACGGCAGGAGGTGAAGGCGCACCGAGTGGAAACCGCTCTGCTCGCCGCTCATGTGGTCGGCTACCTGGTGGTGGTGTTCCTGGTGCTCTCACCGCTCAAGGCGGTGGTGTTCATCGCGGTACATCAGGGGCTGTGGGGCGTGTACATGGGATGTACGTTCGCACCCAACCACAAAGGCATGCCGACCCTGTCCGCGGCCGACAAGCTGGACTTCCTGCGCAAGCAGGTACTCACCTCCCGCAACGTCGCGGGGGCCGGTTCGTGGACTTCCTGCTCGGTGGCCTGAACTACCAGATCGAACACCACCTGTTCCCCAGCATGCCACGGCCGAACCTGCGCCACGCCCAGCCGCTTGTGCACCAGCCGCGGAGTGCCATACAGCCAGTGCGGCCTGTTCCATTCCTACGCACTGGTCCTGCGGCACCTGCACGCCCTCAGCGCACCACTGCGACACCCACCGGCGCCGCAGCAGTGCTAGACCGACGACCCGTTCCTCCCTCGATCGGGGCCTACCGGACCGTGAGCAGGTGACCGCCGTCGTTTTCCCAACGGGCTTCCGGTGACTCCTCGGTTGCCTTCGGATCATCGGCCAACAGGTCGTGGGGAGAGGCGACGCCGTCCTTTTCGGACGCCTTGGCCAGGACCGCGTTCCCGCGAAGTTCACTCATCTCCGCGGGGATGAGCAACAAGACCATACGGTGCCCGCTCGAATCCCTCAGGCTGACCGTGCGCTGATCGAGCCCGTGGAAGCCTTCGAGGCGTACCTGGCGTCCGTTGACGCGGACTTTCCTCGGCGCCGTTTCCCAAGCGGTCAGGTTGTAGCCGAGCTTGGTCATCGGCCCCGAGGTGGCGGTGAGTGCGGTGAGCAGCGACGTGAACTCGACTGCTGGGTTCGTCGAGCGCGGCCACCAAGCGCCGTCGACGAATCCTCGTGCGCTCGTTGCCGGCTTGAGCATGAAGCGCGGAGCGGTGCTCGGGCGCGGCTGGTCGGGTCCCATGGTGGAACTCCTTCCCGGTCGACCAACGACCGGTACTGACCCCCGGGACTGTGGAGCCGGACTGCTCACGTTGCCGAGAACCTCGTTGACCTCAGACTACGCCGAATGCCCTTGATCAGGGGCGATAGCGAGGGTTCGCGAGCGGTCGGGGTGCTCGCTCCCGCTCCGGGTTGCCGGCGAGGGCACGGTCACCGAGCGGACGATGGGGGTAGCGGTGTTGCCCGAGGAGGTGGCCGTGATGGTCAAGCAATGGACTCGAGGGCAGGACTGGCTAGTCTGACAGTGGGAGTGCTCGCGGTGCTCTCATCTCTGTGGGGCGCGGCCTCGACCGCAGCGACCGCGACACCCTGATCGTCCTAGGTGTGCTGCTGGCCGCGTCGGCGATCTGGTCGCTGGTCAAACGACCAGCGGGTGCACATGGCGCTCGTTGCACTCCCGGTGATCTCGCCTTGGATCGTGGGCTACAGCACCGAGCCGGCATCCGCGAGCAGCGCATGGTCCCTCGGAGGGTTGGCAGTCGTTCTGGGGACCGCCGCTCTGCCTGCATCCACCTGGTGACCCCGGCATCCTGCCGGGGTCACCAGGTGGATGCCGCGGCTCGTCGCGTGCCATGCACCGCCGTCCGGCTCGTACCGGATGCGGAGGCGGAGCGGCCACGTCCCGTGGACATCAGTTCTCCACCGCGGACGGCAACAGCGCTCCGTCCTTCGTGGACAGATTTCGGGATGTCGAGTCCCCCGATCCGAATGGACCTCCCGCCTCAGACCGCCGAGTAGCCGGGGGGAATCTCACTAATAGATAACCCTTGAGTTCCCGGAGGGATGTTCCGTCGTCGGGCGGCCTGGACCAGGCTGTTCTTGCTCGTTCGGGTGGTTGGTTCGTGTTCTGACTCAACTTCAGGTTCCGTGAGCCGATGTCACGTCTGTTGATGTTCTTGCGGTCGAGCTGAAGTCGGGGAGGCGTGGTGGGGCTTGCGGTCGTGCGGGATCTGCGCGAGATGCGCGAGCCGTTGGGCCCGGAGGAGATCGCGCGGTTCGAGACCGATGTGTTCGCCGGGTTCGTGTTGGCCCGCTCGGCGGCAGGCTTGGCCGATAACACGATCCGTTCGGATGTCTGCCATCTAATTAGAGCAGGTGCGTGCGTGGTTCGGCCGACCGTTGTGGGACCTGCAACCGTCCAACGTGGACTCCTATTTCGGCACGGTGCTGCGGGCGATGCCGCCCAACACGCGGATGGCGCGGGCGCAGGCGATCAGGACGTATTTCGAGTTCGTCGAGCTGCGGCACAAGGTGGAGATCCACAACCTGACCGGCCGGGTCGTGGAATGCCCGATCGACGAGGTGAACCGACCCCGCGGCCGACGCGAGGCGAAGCTGCGGATCCCGCCGTCCGCTGAGCAGATCAGGACGCTGTTCGCCGGGTGGCGCGGCGAGCTGGCGACCTGCCGCAAGTTCGCTCCCACCGCGCGTAACTACGCCGCCGCCCGGCTGATGTCGGAGGTGGGGTTGCGGATCAACGAGGTGCGCCACTTGGATTTGGCCGACATCAAGTGGGACCTGGGCCCGTTCGGCAAACTCCATGTCCGACACGGCAAAGGCGCCCGCGGCTCCGGGCCCCGGGAACGCATGGTGCCGCTGATCAATGACGCAGGCCGGACCCTGCGGTGGTTCGTCGAGGACGTGTGGTGCCAGCTCGGTGACGACCCTGCCCGGCTGGGCGCTCCGTTGTTCTGCTCCGAACGCAAGAACGCCGACGGGACCGGTGCCAGGGTGGGCAACGAGGTGCTGAGGGCCGGGTTGGCTACGGCCGCCGCCGAGCACCTGCCGGACTGGTCGGACCGGTTGACACCGCATGTCCTGCGGCACTTCTGCGCCAGCGAGCTCTACCTGGGCGGCATGGACTTGATCGCCATCCAAGCGACGCTCGGGCACGCCTGGATCGCCACAACTATGAATTATGTTCATGTTCATCGGACGCATGTCGAGGACGCATGGCTGGCCGGGCAGCAGCGGGCCGCGCAACGGCTGAAAGGACTGAGCATATGAGGTGGAACCTGCGGCTGGCTGCCGCCAACCGTGGTATCTGGAAGGCCAGCGAGCTGCAACGGATGCTCGCCGAGCACGGCCTGATGATCAGCGCTGGGAAGATGTCCGGGCTGTGGTCGGGCAGCCCGGCCAGCGTCAAACTCGACGAGCTGAACATCATCTGCGCAGTCCTTGGTTGCGGTGTCGAGGTGTTGCTCATCCCAGAGCCCGACAAGGTCGACCGGCCCGCCCCGCAAGGCGAGTCGACCGCTGCGACCGGTACCAGCGGCGCCGCCGGTGTGACGGTCACGCCGAAACGCCGGGACGGCCGCTCGCTGCCGCCCATGTGAGCCGCGTGGTCACCATGCCCGAACGCCGACACGCGATCGACAAGACGGCGGAAAGCTGCCCCACCTGCCTGGCCTGGGGCGTGCTGTATGGCGGATATTGCCGCGCCTGCTACGACTTCCGCCGCCGCCATGCCCCCGGCCGCTGCGCGGTCTGCGGCCGGCACGTGCCGCTGAAGCACGGCTATTGCAGGCTGTGCTGGTTGCAGGCCGGGGTACTGGCCGACGATCCTCACGTCGTCACCGACGCCGACCTGGCCACGGTCACCTGCCACCAGCTGGCCTTCGCCGGCATGACCAAGATGCGCGGCCCGCGCTCCGGAGTGCGCCAGCGCGCTGGCCAGCGAGCCCAGACCAGTGCACGAGTCACCGACCTCGTGCTGGCTGCGCCCCGGCCCGCCGATGGCGGGCAACTGCAGCTGCACCTGCCCGGCCCGCAGCGAGCCTTCGACTGGGAGTTGCACGCCGAATTGGCCAACCCGGTCCTGGTCCGGGTGCGGCGGATCGCCGACCAGCTGGGGCAGGCGCACGGCTGGAACTCCAAGCTGGTCGCCGAGCTGGGCCGGGCACTGGTCATCCTGCTGTCCGGACATGCCGAGGGGCGAAGCGTTCTGCTACTCGCAGCTGGTTGACATCCTGCATCGCTACGGCGTCAGCATCGACCGTGTCGCCGAGGTCCTGGATCGGGCGGACCTGTTCGTTGACGACCGCGTCCCGGCGTTCCAGCACTGGCTGGACGGCAAGCTCGCCGAACTCGCGCCCGGCATCGCCGCCGACGTCCACGACTGGGTGCGCACTCTGCACCACGGCGGGCCGCGCAGCCTGCCCCGCAAGATGGGCACGACCCGCCGCTACGTGCGCGCCGTCCACCCCGTGCTCGTGGACTGGTCCGCCCGCTATGCCCACCTGCGCGAGGTCACCGTCGCCGACGTCGCCGCCGTGATCGAAGCCCTGCAAGGACATCGCCGTCGGCAAGCCGTCACCGGGCTGCGGTCGTTGATGCGGCACTGCAAGAAGACCGGCACCATCTTCGCCAACCCGGCCGCTCGACTCCGGGACCGCAGCAACCGCGACGACCCAGTGATCCTTCCCTTGTCTCCCAACGAAATCGACGACGCTACGCAGGCCGCGACCACCCCCGCCGCCCGGCTCACCTTGGCGCTGGCCGCAGTGCACGCCGCCCGCCCCGACGCCATCCGCAAGCTCCGGCTCGACGACGTCGACCTCGGCAACCGGCAGCTCACCATCGCCACGGTGACCCGACCGATGGACCAGCTGACCTACCGGCTCTTGCTCGACTGGCTCACCTACCGGCGTGACCGTTGGCCCCACACCGCCAACCCCCACCTGATCATCAACAAGCAGACCGCGAACACGACCCGGCCGGTCAGCGACAACGCGCTCACCGGTCCGTTCCGTCGCCGAGCCGCCACACTGGAGGCCCTGCGCGTCGATCGCCAACTCGACGAAGCCCTCACCCACGGGCCGGACCCTCTCCACCTGGCCGCCGTGTTCGGGCTCGACGAGACCACCGCCATCCGATACAGCGCCGCCGCCCGTAATCTCCTGCACAGCGCCCACCACGACACCGTGGGTTGAGCACGAACCCAAGGGTCCAACCGCCCCACACAGCCCGAACACCCTTGGGTTCCCGCTGAGAATCCCTCAGTTCGCCTGAACTCCGGGCAGAGGCCGGAGCCCCCTAGTAAGTACCGGTAGTGGTTGATCCGGAGTTCATCGCGCAGAGTCTCCTTCTCGTGAGTGTTCGGGTTCTGGACCAGTTGCTACCGAGGAGGTTGTTGTGCCCCATGACAGGGTGCTTACGCGCGGTGATCGTCGTCGGAACGAGCGGTTGGCGAGGTTGCGGTCGGTTGTGCGCCGCGATTTCGCGGTGGTCGCGGTCGACCTGGCCTCGGCGAAGCAGGCGGCGGTGGTCACTGATCACGATTCGCAGGTGCTGGGCCGGCGCATGTTCAGCGGGGACGCGTGGGTGATCGACAAGATTCTCGACTGGGCCGTACCGCAGGGTCCCGGCAAAGTCGGGTTTCAGTATGTCAGGAGCAGTTCGATGGGCCGGTTGAAATCGCGGGCGTGATGTCGGCAGGCGGCGGCGATGTTCGTGTGGCCGGCGAGTCGGAACAGGCTGATGGCGATGTTGCGGAGGCTGGCCATCACCTGGGGTGCGTGGCCGGTGCGGATCTGGCAGCGGTCTTCGTCGTAGGTTACGTCGCGGACCCAGTGCAGCCCGTTTTCGATCGACCAATGTCCGCGCAACCATGTGGCGATCTGTTCGGGTCCGGCGTCGGTGACGGTGAGACTGGTGATGGCGTAGATGGTTTCGCGGGTGCGTTTGCCGGCCTTGCGGTTGGTGCGGGTCCGGGTGAGTCGCAGGACCTGAGCGGCGCCGGGGAATCCGATGCCCGTGGTGAGTTCGGTCGCTTTCAGGGTGCGGGTGTCCTGGCGGCCGTGGCCGCGTTCGCGAGTCACTGACATGGAGGGAATGTCTTTCCAGGGCAGTGATTTCAGTCGTTTCCTTAAGGTGGGCTGGTTGGCTTTCACTGTGAGGATGTAGTGGCCGCCCCGATCGCGGATGATCTGGGCGGTGTCGCGCTGGCAGTGCATGGCGTCGGCGGTGATGACCGCATTGGTGATGTCGAGAGTGCCCAGAAGCGCGGCCAGTACAGGAATTTCGTTGGTCTTGGCGCCGACGGCGACCTGGGCGAGCACGGCTTTGCTGCGCTGGCACAGCCCGGAGAGCAGATGCACCAGCTTCCCGGCGGTGTCCTTGGCTCCCTTGACCGTTTTCCCGTCGAAGGCGATGACCCGCCGCCCGCTGATCGTGCTGGTACGCAGCCACATCCACGCACTGATCTTCTCGTCGAACACATCACCGGGAAGTCGTTGCAGTACACGACGGATCGTCGATTCCGACGGCGGCCGGCGACCAACGCCCAGCCGGACCAGCGCACCCGCTGGTACATCGGTGGCCCACTCGGCGATCGCCGTGAACGAGCGTGCCCCGGCCAGCGTGGCCGCCAGCGCAATGGCCAGCACCACCGCCAGGCGGTGCCGCACACCCCGGCGCTTGCGTGGATCGACCACGTCCGTCAACACCTCCAGCAATCCCTGGAGGACCGGCGATCCGGCGTCCGTGACGGATGCGGGCTGGGCAGGGCCTGACTCGATCGGGGTTTGAAGGGCAGGAGATGATGAGAACGCGGGCACGGCGACAACTTCCTGACGATCATTGTTTGGCGACTTCGATCATCACCCTGTTATCGCCGTGCCCGCGCTCACGACACGCCGTTACCGCAGGTCAACCCATCACATCAAGACTTTGCCGCAGCCCTGGGGGTTGAACTGTTCGAGTTTGAGCAGCAGCCGGGTGCCGGTCTGGGTGCGAGCCAGCTCGAACAGTGGGGTGTGGCCGATCAGGTCGGAAACCCGGGTGACAACACTGGGTATGCGCACGATCGCTTCCTTGTCACGTGACGGGAGGGGCGCTCAGCTCGGGATCTGGTCGAATCGCCAGCGCAGCCGGCTTTCGTGGTGATCCAGAACGATCTTCGGTGGCAGTGGGAGTTCGTGGAAAGGGGATTCGTTCTGCTCGGCGGACTGGCGCTGGTCCTGACAGTGCTGGCGTCACTGGTGCTGGGAACGTGGTGGGCGCTACGGCCCCGCGGGGTCGCGGCCAAAGCGGTGAATCCACTGTCGACGATGGTGATCGCGATTCCCGAGTTCGTCGTCGCGACAGTGCTCGTACTGGCGCTCGCCCTGTGGGCCGACTGGTTGCCGGCCGTAACACTGGCCTCAGCGGAGGGCACACCGACCGACGCGACGATGCTCGTCCTGCCCGTTCTCGCACTAGCCATCCCGCAGACCGGATGGAACACGCGCGTCGTCCGGGCAGCGCTGGTCGAGGCGTCCGAGCGGCCCCACGTCCATGCCGCGATCCTGGACGGATTACCCACCCTTCGGGTAGTCACGCGGCACATCCTGCCGACAGCGATACCGACCATCGCCGCCTCGATCGCCACCACCGTCAGCATGGTGCTCGGTGGTGCCGTGGTGGTGGAGACGATCTTCAATTATCCAGGTATCGGCTCAGTGGTGGCGAGTTCGGTAGCCGACCGCGACGCCACGCTGATCGCCGCGGTCATCGCCCTCACCGGCACGGCGATCATGCTGGTGCTGGTGCTCGCCGACGGACTGCGCGCCTGGTCTTTGCGGGGGCGGCGATGAGCGATTCGGCCACCGATACCCGTCGTGTCTGGCCAGTGGTCGTGCGGGCTCTGCCGGCGCTGCTGATCGCGCTGCTGGCAGCAATAGGACCCTGGGTGGCACCGCATCCCGTCGATGACGCAACGCTGATCCCCTACGAGCCCCCCAGCGCCACGGCGCTGCTGGGAGCCGACCAAATCGGACGAGATGTCCTCAGCAGACTGCTCGCCGGCGGTTGGGGGCTGCTTCTGGTCGCGGCGATCATCGCGCTCGGAGTCACCTTCCTCGCCGCGGTACTGGGCACCGTCGCCGTCCTGCGCCCTGGCATCGGATCCCTGCTGCAACGGGCGACCGACCTGCTGATGCTGGTCCCAGCGGTGCTGGCGATCATGCTCGTCATGCTGTCCTGGCCCGAGTCCGGAACAACCGGCCTGATCCTGCTGGCCATCGGCATCGGCACGCCCTACACCTGCCGGGTGGTCACCGCCGCGGCCTCAGGAATCGCCGCCTCCGGCTACGTGGAGGCCGCGATGGCCGGTGGCGAACGCCTCTGGTCGTTGGTGTGGCGCGAAGTGCTGCCCAACCTACGCACGACCCTGATCACCCTGTTCGGGCTGCGTTTCGTCGAGGCGGTCTACGTCGTCAGCACCGCCGCGTTCCTGCAACTGCCCTCCTCCCTCGGGGCGTCCAACTGGGCGCTGATGGTCCGGGAGAACGCGGCCGGAATCCTGCTCAACCCGTGGGCCGTCCTCGCTCCCAGCTTCGCGATCGGGTTGCTCGCGATCAGCGTCAACCTCCGTGC
This genomic interval carries:
- a CDS encoding ISAs1 family transposase, which codes for MPAFSSSPALQTPIESGPAQPASVTDAGSPVLQGLLEVLTDVVDPRKRRGVRHRLAVVLAIALAATLAGARSFTAIAEWATDVPAGALVRLGVGRRPPSESTIRRVLQRLPGDVFDEKISAWMWLRTSTISGRRVIAFDGKTVKGAKDTAGKLVHLLSGLCQRSKAVLAQVAVGAKTNEIPVLAALLGTLDITNAVITADAMHCQRDTAQIIRDRGGHYILTVKANQPTLRKRLKSLPWKDIPSMSVTRERGHGRQDTRTLKATELTTGIGFPGAAQVLRLTRTRTNRKAGKRTRETIYAITSLTVTDAGPEQIATWLRGHWSIENGLHWVRDVTYDEDRCQIRTGHAPQVMASLRNIAISLFRLAGHTNIAAACRHHARDFNRPIELLLTY
- a CDS encoding tyrosine-type recombinase/integrase gives rise to the protein MRAWFGRPLWDLQPSNVDSYFGTVLRAMPPNTRMARAQAIRTYFEFVELRHKVEIHNLTGRVVECPIDEVNRPRGRREAKLRIPPSAEQIRTLFAGWRGELATCRKFAPTARNYAAARLMSEVGLRINEVRHLDLADIKWDLGPFGKLHVRHGKGARGSGPRERMVPLINDAGRTLRWFVEDVWCQLGDDPARLGAPLFCSERKNADGTGARVGNEVLRAGLATAAAEHLPDWSDRLTPHVLRHFCASELYLGGMDLIAIQATLGHAWIATTMNYVHVHRTHVEDAWLAGQQRAAQRLKGLSI
- a CDS encoding DUF5994 family protein, which codes for MGPDQPRPSTAPRFMLKPATSARGFVDGAWWPRSTNPAVEFTSLLTALTATSGPMTKLGYNLTAWETAPRKVRVNGRQVRLEGFHGLDQRTVSLRDSSGHRMVLLLIPAEMSELRGNAVLAKASEKDGVASPHDLLADDPKATEESPEARWENDGGHLLTVR
- a CDS encoding helix-turn-helix domain-containing protein, whose product is MRWNLRLAAANRGIWKASELQRMLAEHGLMISAGKMSGLWSGSPASVKLDELNIICAVLGCGVEVLLIPEPDKVDRPAPQGESTAATGTSGAAGVTVTPKRRDGRSLPPM
- a CDS encoding ABC transporter permease → MVIQNDLRWQWEFVERGFVLLGGLALVLTVLASLVLGTWWALRPRGVAAKAVNPLSTMVIAIPEFVVATVLVLALALWADWLPAVTLASAEGTPTDATMLVLPVLALAIPQTGWNTRVVRAALVEASERPHVHAAILDGLPTLRVVTRHILPTAIPTIAASIATTVSMVLGGAVVVETIFNYPGIGSVVASSVADRDATLIAAVIALTGTAIMLVLVLADGLRAWSLRGRR